A window of Chitinophaga sp. MM2321 contains these coding sequences:
- a CDS encoding YciI family protein: MYLILLQYIRPVAAVEHFMEAHTAFLQKYYDSGKFILSGRRKPKSGSLILCQASSRKEVEQIMSEDPLEKYQLALYEIIEFEPTAYAAVAEK; this comes from the coding sequence ATGTACCTGATTCTATTACAGTACATCCGTCCGGTTGCGGCCGTAGAACACTTTATGGAGGCCCACACAGCGTTCCTTCAGAAGTATTATGACAGTGGAAAGTTTATTCTTTCCGGCAGAAGGAAGCCCAAATCCGGCTCCCTGATACTCTGTCAGGCTTCCAGCCGCAAGGAGGTGGAGCAAATCATGAGCGAAGATCCACTGGAGAAATACCAGCTGGCATTGTATGAGATCATTGAGTTTGAGCCAACGGCCTACGCAGCGGTGGCAGAAAAATAG
- a CDS encoding ATP-binding cassette domain-containing protein: MQIQLEHLLPIPLKDKLLQRPSGIWNQEVTFKPGSFVKIKAPSGTGKTTLVHYLYHIRYDYTGKVLVNGQPWQAYDKNAVAAMRQEQISIIFQDLRLFDQLTAEENITLKRVMLQNPYCSAEKIKEMAAWLNVTHVLQQSSKTLSYGERQRIAIIRALVQPFRWLLMDEPFSHLDEDNAQRAAALIADECKARNAGFILTDLDNDQHFHYDVHYQL; encoded by the coding sequence ATGCAAATACAGCTCGAACACCTGCTGCCCATACCCTTAAAGGACAAGCTCCTGCAACGGCCATCCGGTATCTGGAACCAGGAAGTCACCTTTAAGCCAGGCAGTTTTGTGAAAATTAAAGCGCCTTCCGGCACCGGCAAAACCACGCTGGTACATTACCTGTATCATATCCGTTACGACTATACGGGAAAAGTGCTGGTGAACGGACAGCCGTGGCAGGCATACGATAAGAATGCAGTTGCAGCAATGCGGCAGGAGCAGATCAGTATTATATTCCAGGACCTGCGCCTGTTTGATCAGCTTACTGCGGAGGAAAATATTACCCTGAAAAGAGTGATGTTACAAAATCCTTACTGCTCCGCAGAAAAGATAAAGGAAATGGCCGCGTGGCTGAACGTAACCCATGTGTTACAGCAAAGCAGCAAAACCCTTTCCTATGGCGAGCGACAGCGTATTGCTATTATCCGTGCACTGGTACAGCCATTCCGGTGGCTACTGATGGATGAACCATTCAGCCACCTGGATGAAGATAATGCACAGCGCGCTGCCGCACTGATTGCAGATGAGTGCAAAGCCCGCAACGCCGGGTTTATTTTAACAGACCTGGATAATGATCAGCACTTCCATTACGATGTGCATTATCAGCTTTAA
- a CDS encoding DUF2891 domain-containing protein: MRYLSRWVILLLFPVAVTAQANKMTAAEKEPSPRHTPLITARVADMLAALPLKCLDQAYPYKTGIVFSDSSLLGAPVNYHPAFYGCFDWHSSVHGHWMLVRLVKMFPDMEKNQVIRTRLAQHLTAANIKTEIQLFTSQENKSFERIYGWSWLLQLQRELLTWNDPLGKELSQNVQPLATFFSKAYIDFLDKIMYPIRVGEHTNLAFGLCLAWDYAKTANDTALQTAIRHTATRFYAADKNAPVAWEPGGYDFLSPSLEEADLMRRIMPEKEYRTWLYAFLPGLFEAPISILQPGQVKDRTDGKLVHLDGLNLSRTWCLEAIARHGGRNQQAIQQLADKHRMTSFPQIASGNYAGEHWLASFAVYMLTAEQQL; encoded by the coding sequence GTGAGATATTTAAGCAGATGGGTTATACTACTCCTTTTTCCTGTAGCCGTAACCGCACAAGCAAACAAGATGACAGCAGCAGAAAAAGAACCTTCTCCCCGGCACACCCCCCTGATCACAGCCAGGGTGGCCGATATGTTGGCAGCCCTTCCGTTGAAGTGTCTGGATCAGGCGTATCCTTATAAAACCGGTATTGTATTTTCCGACAGTTCTTTGTTGGGGGCGCCGGTAAACTATCACCCGGCTTTCTATGGTTGTTTCGATTGGCACAGCAGTGTACACGGTCACTGGATGCTGGTACGCCTGGTGAAAATGTTTCCGGATATGGAAAAGAACCAGGTGATCCGTACCCGGCTGGCACAACATCTCACCGCAGCTAATATAAAAACAGAGATACAACTCTTTACCAGCCAGGAAAATAAAAGTTTTGAACGCATCTATGGATGGAGCTGGCTGTTGCAATTACAGCGCGAGCTGCTCACCTGGAACGACCCGCTGGGTAAGGAATTGAGTCAAAACGTACAACCACTCGCAACCTTCTTTTCAAAAGCTTACATTGATTTTTTAGATAAGATCATGTATCCCATCCGGGTAGGCGAACACACCAACCTCGCCTTTGGTCTTTGCCTGGCCTGGGATTATGCAAAAACAGCCAACGATACCGCCCTGCAAACGGCGATCCGCCATACGGCCACCCGCTTTTATGCCGCCGATAAAAATGCACCCGTTGCCTGGGAACCGGGAGGTTATGATTTCCTGTCGCCCAGCCTGGAAGAAGCGGACCTGATGCGCCGCATCATGCCGGAAAAGGAATACCGCACATGGCTATACGCTTTTTTACCCGGCCTGTTTGAAGCACCTATCAGTATCCTGCAACCCGGGCAGGTAAAGGATCGTACGGATGGAAAGCTCGTGCATTTGGATGGACTGAACCTGAGCCGCACCTGGTGCCTGGAGGCTATTGCGCGTCATGGAGGCAGGAATCAGCAAGCCATTCAGCAACTGGCAGATAAGCACCGGATGACATCTTTTCCACAGATCGCCAGCGGTAATTACGCCGGCGAACACTGGCTCGCATCATTTGCCGTATACATGCTTACCGCCGAACAGCAATTATAA
- a CDS encoding DUF4836 family protein: MKRTISKVLLTAVTAAVVMSACSRMPDEARHIPKTAGIVLDLNARQISQKLVTNGVTMDKLFTAVQTKDTANEMMKAWKDAENSGVNLQGHFLAAFVFQNVPADHKSYVSITASLKDADKFEAYLKKNVPDFSLKTQNDFKYIWEAKQHAVIGWNKSTVIYVSAVDANDLNKFTPGGTPGIPDEDQSDEIDSAAEDAAAAIDSVATATPAAMVTAEEDAEVKAWVAEVDHLFHLKEAESAGSLEPFTKMLKENADMGIFMNPEAIYNSGQFTMIPANFKKLMEGSYYAGTANFEKGKILIDGSSYFGKEMAAIYKKYGKKEIDMDMLKKYPSENITGFVSYAFDFHMIGEIIKSTGMDGIANMFLTGKSGLSLDDLLNAFEGQMTYVASDFAINKKESAYFPGEFSEEPTAKWIFNLKVGNKDAFNKVMTSPMLKDVFTREGDHYVMTNPMMAGGVPPMSITEKNITLGSDSLLLQQYLAGKGSIKLPEGVESKVKGSMLGGYVDLEKVIKVIPEDKASEDERPILIKAKELFKDFTIVGHPVSSGVQHTEAVLTFKNKDENSLVQLVNFGTEAAKIMEAKKQREKSYEDSLFAAPADTVSAAY; the protein is encoded by the coding sequence ATGAAAAGAACAATTTCCAAAGTTTTGTTAACCGCTGTAACAGCAGCGGTTGTGATGTCGGCCTGTTCCAGGATGCCGGATGAAGCCAGGCACATTCCCAAAACAGCCGGTATCGTACTCGACCTTAATGCCAGACAGATCAGTCAGAAACTGGTGACCAACGGGGTTACCATGGACAAACTCTTTACTGCTGTGCAAACCAAAGACACCGCCAACGAAATGATGAAAGCCTGGAAAGACGCCGAAAATTCAGGTGTTAACCTGCAAGGCCACTTTTTAGCGGCTTTCGTTTTTCAGAACGTACCTGCTGATCATAAATCCTACGTAAGTATTACGGCCAGCCTGAAAGATGCGGATAAATTCGAGGCCTACCTGAAAAAGAACGTGCCCGACTTCTCCCTTAAAACACAAAATGATTTTAAGTATATATGGGAAGCGAAGCAGCATGCCGTGATCGGCTGGAATAAATCCACCGTTATCTACGTCAGCGCAGTAGATGCCAACGATCTCAATAAATTTACTCCCGGCGGCACTCCCGGTATACCCGATGAAGATCAGTCCGATGAGATCGATTCAGCTGCTGAAGATGCAGCGGCAGCAATTGACTCCGTTGCTACAGCTACACCTGCAGCCATGGTAACCGCAGAAGAGGACGCCGAGGTGAAAGCCTGGGTTGCTGAAGTAGATCATCTCTTCCACCTGAAAGAAGCTGAATCAGCCGGTTCCCTGGAGCCATTTACCAAAATGCTGAAAGAAAATGCTGATATGGGCATCTTTATGAACCCCGAAGCTATCTATAACAGCGGCCAGTTCACCATGATCCCTGCCAACTTCAAAAAGCTGATGGAAGGATCATACTATGCAGGTACCGCTAATTTTGAAAAAGGCAAGATCCTGATAGATGGCTCTTCTTACTTCGGTAAAGAAATGGCTGCTATCTACAAAAAATATGGTAAGAAAGAAATTGATATGGATATGCTGAAGAAATATCCTTCAGAAAATATCACCGGTTTTGTTTCTTATGCTTTTGATTTCCACATGATCGGAGAAATCATCAAATCAACCGGCATGGACGGTATCGCCAATATGTTCCTGACCGGAAAATCAGGACTGTCGCTGGATGACCTGCTGAATGCATTTGAAGGTCAGATGACCTACGTGGCTTCCGACTTCGCCATCAACAAAAAAGAATCTGCTTATTTCCCCGGCGAATTTAGCGAAGAACCAACCGCTAAATGGATCTTTAACCTGAAAGTGGGTAACAAAGATGCTTTCAATAAAGTGATGACTTCCCCTATGCTGAAAGATGTTTTCACAAGGGAAGGTGACCATTATGTAATGACCAACCCGATGATGGCTGGCGGTGTACCACCGATGTCTATCACGGAAAAAAACATCACCCTTGGTTCAGACAGCCTGCTGTTGCAGCAATACCTGGCTGGCAAAGGCAGCATCAAACTGCCTGAAGGCGTTGAAAGCAAAGTAAAAGGCAGTATGCTGGGCGGCTATGTGGATCTGGAAAAGGTCATCAAAGTTATCCCGGAAGATAAGGCGAGCGAAGATGAAAGACCCATCCTGATCAAAGCGAAAGAACTGTTTAAGGATTTCACCATCGTAGGTCATCCGGTAAGCAGCGGTGTACAGCACACAGAAGCGGTACTGACTTTCAAAAACAAGGATGAAAACAGCCTGGTGCAGTTAGTCAACTTCGGTACAGAAGCAGCGAAAATAATGGAGGCAAAAAAACAAAGAGAAAAATCTTACGAAGACAGCCTGTTCGCAGCACCTGCTGATACAGTGAGCGCAGCCTACTAA
- a CDS encoding Dabb family protein translates to MKALDKKFVHVVNFYLKPGLSQEDVLRFEAGVSSLHTIDEIKIFNVGKPAITDRPVIDKSYSYCLLCVFNDITAHDIYQVHPVHLHFIETCKQYWDNVVIFDSETI, encoded by the coding sequence ATGAAAGCGTTGGATAAAAAATTTGTACACGTTGTTAACTTCTACCTCAAACCAGGTTTGTCGCAGGAAGATGTATTGCGCTTTGAAGCCGGTGTGAGCAGCCTGCATACGATTGATGAGATCAAAATATTTAATGTAGGAAAGCCCGCGATTACAGATCGTCCGGTGATAGACAAAAGCTATAGCTATTGCCTGCTTTGTGTTTTTAATGACATAACAGCGCACGATATTTACCAGGTACATCCCGTACACCTGCACTTTATAGAAACCTGCAAGCAGTACTGGGATAATGTAGTGATCTTCGATTCTGAAACGATCTGA
- a CDS encoding PepSY-associated TM helix domain-containing protein: MKVFFRRIHLYLGLAAGLVITISCLTGSLLVFEKELTEAFNHDRYYVQPAAQRLPLDEIAAMVKQQVPGAGVSRIQVFADPSRTLAVSLDEKKKGGKKEVKGAAPAQNKVAGNKDVKAAEKNAPPKKEKGGRTAFVNPYTGKVVELYSYQQTFYYKIFSLHRWLLAGDTGKMITGISTLIFVFILITGIVLWWPKTRNILKQRIKVKWDRGWKRLNHDLHIVLGFYAAIFLFVSAFTGLTIGSEWFSKGLYAALGTSPKPTEAPVSVPDPVITHKTISFETALAQVKQQVPDAQYYSLMAPKDTAAAFMVTLLPAGTLHEGATTSYYLDQFSGKVLKSQTFGEKNLGQQIRSSVKPLHTGAIFGKTSKVFALIIALLGVTFPTTGTILWINRTMKKKKGPKAKSRITATAVAA, encoded by the coding sequence ATGAAAGTTTTTTTTCGCCGTATACACTTATATCTTGGTCTGGCGGCCGGCCTGGTTATTACGATTAGTTGCCTGACCGGCTCATTGCTGGTTTTTGAAAAGGAACTGACAGAAGCGTTTAACCATGACCGTTACTACGTGCAACCTGCCGCCCAGCGTCTTCCGCTGGACGAAATAGCCGCCATGGTAAAGCAACAGGTGCCCGGCGCCGGCGTGTCCCGCATCCAGGTATTTGCAGATCCTTCCCGTACCCTGGCCGTGTCGCTGGACGAAAAAAAGAAAGGCGGAAAGAAAGAAGTGAAAGGGGCGGCGCCTGCACAAAATAAAGTAGCAGGCAATAAGGATGTAAAAGCTGCCGAAAAGAATGCACCCCCAAAGAAAGAAAAGGGTGGCCGCACGGCGTTTGTAAATCCTTACACCGGCAAAGTGGTGGAACTATACAGCTATCAGCAAACATTTTATTATAAGATCTTTTCATTGCATCGCTGGCTGCTGGCGGGCGACACAGGAAAGATGATAACAGGGATCAGTACCCTCATCTTCGTATTTATACTGATCACCGGTATTGTACTCTGGTGGCCTAAAACCCGGAACATTCTCAAACAACGCATCAAAGTGAAGTGGGACAGGGGCTGGAAGCGCCTGAACCACGACCTGCACATCGTACTGGGTTTCTACGCCGCGATATTCCTTTTTGTATCTGCTTTTACGGGGTTAACTATCGGGTCCGAATGGTTTAGCAAAGGGCTGTATGCCGCATTGGGCACTTCTCCCAAACCGACGGAAGCGCCGGTTTCTGTACCGGATCCTGTCATCACCCATAAAACTATTTCTTTTGAAACAGCGTTGGCACAGGTAAAGCAACAGGTACCGGATGCTCAATATTATTCCCTGATGGCGCCCAAAGACACTGCTGCGGCCTTTATGGTAACCCTGCTCCCCGCGGGAACCCTGCACGAAGGCGCTACTACCAGCTATTACCTGGATCAGTTCAGTGGCAAGGTGCTCAAATCACAGACTTTTGGAGAAAAGAACCTGGGCCAACAAATCCGCAGCAGCGTTAAACCGCTGCACACAGGCGCCATTTTCGGAAAAACCTCAAAAGTATTTGCCCTCATCATTGCATTGCTGGGCGTTACTTTCCCTACTACCGGCACCATACTGTGGATTAACAGGACGATGAAGAAAAAGAAAGGCCCTAAAGCTAAAAGCAGGATAACTGCTACAGCAGTAGCTGCATAA
- a CDS encoding FtsX-like permease family protein: MRPFFELLKKIIQTGVGKSRFLMASVGLGIAMLLILVAIQVHTNFNQLLYGAKNQNETADFLVINKKITNATMGQTGKSAFTPEEIAAIQQQPFVQAFGLITSSQYRVVVQAPGDLHFATDMFFESVPDSFIDVKDEDWKWHPGDRTIPIILPSDFLNLYNFGFSLSQDLPQISQETVKALPLQVNISNNAVSEQYIGHVVGFSDRISSFLVPASFMEWANEKYSDTKVTTTSRLIIKTPDPSSPVLVKFLDDHGYTTNMDKLKFSKTRMIVQTIVSVIGFFGLILLLFAMLVFSMFIQLIIASCKKEIQLLVTLGTAPQQLQRYLLKQFVPLYIIIGLVSLVVVTGLQYWAAMVLAKHEMIVTPWPGLPVFAGVVLILGLVYAVNRYTVNAYVNRES, encoded by the coding sequence ATGCGCCCTTTTTTCGAACTACTCAAAAAGATAATACAGACCGGTGTCGGTAAAAGCCGTTTCCTCATGGCTTCCGTGGGATTGGGCATTGCTATGCTGCTCATCCTGGTGGCTATCCAGGTACACACCAATTTCAACCAGTTGCTGTATGGCGCTAAAAATCAGAATGAAACTGCCGACTTCCTCGTAATCAATAAAAAGATTACCAATGCTACAATGGGACAAACCGGTAAGAGCGCATTTACGCCCGAAGAAATTGCAGCGATACAACAGCAGCCTTTCGTACAGGCGTTTGGGTTAATTACCTCCAGCCAGTACAGGGTAGTGGTACAGGCTCCCGGCGATCTGCATTTTGCTACCGACATGTTCTTTGAATCCGTGCCTGATAGTTTTATTGATGTGAAAGATGAAGACTGGAAATGGCATCCGGGCGACCGCACTATTCCCATCATTTTGCCCAGCGACTTCCTGAACCTGTATAACTTTGGATTTTCGCTGAGTCAGGACCTGCCGCAGATTTCACAGGAAACGGTAAAGGCTTTGCCCTTACAGGTGAATATCTCCAACAATGCTGTGTCCGAGCAATATATAGGGCATGTTGTGGGATTTTCCGACAGGATTTCTTCTTTCCTGGTACCAGCTTCATTTATGGAATGGGCCAATGAAAAATACAGCGATACCAAAGTGACGACCACCTCCCGGCTGATCATCAAAACACCGGACCCCTCAAGCCCGGTGCTGGTAAAGTTCCTGGATGATCATGGCTATACCACCAATATGGACAAGCTGAAATTCAGCAAGACCCGGATGATCGTACAAACCATTGTATCTGTAATAGGTTTTTTTGGGTTGATATTATTGCTCTTTGCTATGCTGGTATTCAGCATGTTTATACAATTGATCATTGCTTCCTGCAAAAAGGAGATTCAGCTGCTGGTGACATTAGGAACAGCTCCGCAGCAACTGCAACGATACCTGTTGAAACAATTTGTGCCACTGTACATTATCATCGGTCTTGTTTCGCTGGTGGTAGTAACCGGCTTGCAGTACTGGGCTGCAATGGTATTGGCTAAGCACGAAATGATTGTTACGCCCTGGCCCGGACTGCCGGTGTTTGCTGGGGTTGTGCTGATCCTGGGACTTGTATATGCGGTAAACAGGTATACCGTTAACGCGTATGTAAACAGGGAATCATAA
- a CDS encoding geranylgeranyl reductase family protein: protein METKVCIIGAGPGGACAALQLAQLGIECIVADKAVFPRDKVCGDGLSGKVLTILERIDKEMGARLQKAAFKMDSWGVKFVAPNRIGMDIPYKPDYENHKNDPRGFVCKRIDFDNFLVDEMKRRPEIRLFEGVSIDKYRLEEDGYYLSNNDGSFQVKAQVILVANGAHSAFTKDVAGIKMEPEHYVAGIRAYYKGITGLHTDNFIELHFLKNMLPGYLWIFPLPNGEANVGVGMLSNNARNKKVNLKKLMLETVVTDPTMKDRFKDATLVGNIDGYGLPLGSKKRKLHGERYMLVGDAGYLIDPFTGEGIGNALYSGRIAAQQAAAAIAANDYSDKFFDAYDENVYRILGPELEVSTKLQKLIKYPWLFNMLMKMGSRNKQLKDLMSCMFHEVDLRKKLGNPMFYVKLLFNR, encoded by the coding sequence ATGGAAACAAAGGTTTGTATCATTGGCGCCGGTCCCGGTGGCGCTTGCGCGGCTTTACAGCTGGCACAACTTGGCATTGAATGTATCGTGGCAGATAAAGCAGTGTTCCCGAGAGATAAAGTCTGCGGCGATGGTCTCAGCGGAAAAGTGCTCACCATACTTGAACGGATAGACAAGGAAATGGGTGCCCGCCTGCAAAAAGCTGCCTTTAAAATGGATAGCTGGGGCGTAAAGTTTGTCGCACCTAATCGCATCGGTATGGATATTCCTTACAAACCCGATTACGAGAACCATAAAAATGATCCCCGTGGCTTTGTATGCAAACGCATCGATTTCGACAATTTCCTGGTAGACGAAATGAAACGCCGCCCGGAAATCCGTTTGTTTGAAGGCGTAAGTATAGATAAATACCGGCTGGAGGAAGATGGATATTATCTCTCTAATAATGATGGCTCCTTCCAGGTAAAAGCGCAGGTGATCCTGGTTGCCAACGGCGCCCATTCTGCCTTTACCAAAGATGTAGCCGGTATAAAAATGGAACCGGAACACTATGTGGCCGGCATCCGCGCCTATTATAAAGGCATCACCGGACTACATACAGACAATTTCATAGAACTGCATTTCCTTAAAAATATGTTGCCCGGCTACCTCTGGATTTTCCCGCTCCCCAATGGCGAAGCCAATGTGGGCGTAGGTATGCTCAGCAACAATGCCCGCAACAAAAAGGTAAACCTGAAAAAACTGATGCTCGAAACGGTGGTAACAGATCCTACCATGAAGGACCGTTTTAAAGACGCCACCCTGGTTGGAAACATAGATGGCTACGGACTTCCATTGGGCAGCAAAAAAAGAAAACTCCACGGCGAACGGTATATGCTGGTAGGCGATGCGGGGTACCTCATCGATCCTTTCACAGGTGAAGGCATCGGCAATGCGCTGTACTCCGGCAGAATAGCCGCCCAGCAGGCAGCTGCGGCCATCGCTGCCAACGACTACTCCGATAAGTTTTTTGATGCCTACGACGAAAATGTATACCGCATCCTGGGACCGGAATTAGAGGTGAGCACCAAACTGCAGAAACTCATCAAATACCCATGGCTGTTTAATATGCTGATGAAAATGGGCTCCCGCAATAAACAACTGAAAGACCTGATGTCCTGCATGTTCCATGAAGTAGACCTGCGGAAAAAACTAGGGAATCCAATGTTCTATGTAAAGCTGTTATTTAATAGATAA
- a CDS encoding YbaB/EbfC family nucleoid-associated protein codes for MFGDLFGKLTQIQQKMKEGKARLANVTLEGEAGDGAVKVSVDGNRQVKSIDIAAHLFAPERKEEMEDLLLTALNRALKDAEGSWEAEMKNAAGGMLGGLL; via the coding sequence ATGTTTGGTGATTTATTTGGTAAGCTGACACAGATCCAGCAAAAAATGAAAGAAGGTAAAGCGCGTCTGGCGAATGTAACACTGGAAGGGGAAGCCGGTGACGGTGCGGTAAAAGTATCGGTGGATGGTAACCGCCAGGTAAAAAGTATTGATATTGCCGCGCACCTTTTTGCGCCTGAACGCAAGGAAGAAATGGAAGACCTGTTGCTCACCGCTTTAAACCGTGCGCTGAAAGATGCAGAGGGTTCCTGGGAAGCAGAAATGAAGAATGCCGCCGGTGGTATGCTGGGCGGGTTATTATAA